The following proteins are co-located in the Prinia subflava isolate CZ2003 ecotype Zambia chromosome 16, Cam_Psub_1.2, whole genome shotgun sequence genome:
- the C16H5orf24 gene encoding UPF0461 protein C5orf24 homolog isoform X1, translated as MMHPVASGNPAFCGTGKSSCLNEDNVRAADQFDLYATQQSKYGHAVSHKPIACQRQDALNDSHLQTTSGRNIETKDELKKKKNLNRSGKRGRPSGTTKSAGYRTSTGRPLGTTKAAGFKTSPGRPLGTTKAAGYKVSPGRPPGSIKALSRLANLNYTCASAAFPYPMVHNRGVHAAGETSGKIKQPNE; from the coding sequence GCGGTAATCCAGCTTTCTGTGGGACCGGCAAGAGCTCTTGCCTGAACGAAGACAATGTGAGGGCTGCGGATCAGTTTGACCTCTACGCCACACAGCAGAGCAAGTACGGCCACGCAGTCAGCCACAAACCCATTGCCTGCCAGAGACAAGATGCCTTGAACGACTCCCACTTGCAGACCACAAGTGGCAGGAATATAGAGACAAAAGAtgaactgaagaaaaagaaaaacctcaacCGCTCCGGGAAACGTGGGAGGCCGTCAGGGACCACGAAATCAGCAGGGTACCGAACCAGCACAGGTCGACCCCTGGGGACCACCAAAGCAGCTGGATTTAAGACAAGTCCAGGCAGACCCTTGGGTACAACTAAAGCAGCAGGATACAAAGTCAGCCCAGGCAGACCTCCAGGTAGCATTAAAGCTCTATCACGGCTTGCAAATCTAAATTATACTTGTGCCAGTGCAGCTTTTCCTTACCCTATGGTGCATAACAGAGGAGTCCATGCTGCTGGTGAAACTAGCGGCAAAATCAAACAGCCTAATGAATGA
- the C16H5orf24 gene encoding UPF0461 protein C5orf24 homolog isoform X2, with translation MMHPVASGNPAFCGTGKSSCLNEDNVRAADQFDLYATQQSKYGHAVSHKPIACQRQDALNDSHLQTTSGRNIETKDELKKKKNLNRSGKRGRPSGTTKSAGYRTSTGRPLGTTKAAGFKTSPGRPLGTTKAAGYKVSPGRPPGKKQQAFRCSSDA, from the exons GCGGTAATCCAGCTTTCTGTGGGACCGGCAAGAGCTCTTGCCTGAACGAAGACAATGTGAGGGCTGCGGATCAGTTTGACCTCTACGCCACACAGCAGAGCAAGTACGGCCACGCAGTCAGCCACAAACCCATTGCCTGCCAGAGACAAGATGCCTTGAACGACTCCCACTTGCAGACCACAAGTGGCAGGAATATAGAGACAAAAGAtgaactgaagaaaaagaaaaacctcaacCGCTCCGGGAAACGTGGGAGGCCGTCAGGGACCACGAAATCAGCAGGGTACCGAACCAGCACAGGTCGACCCCTGGGGACCACCAAAGCAGCTGGATTTAAGACAAGTCCAGGCAGACCCTTGGGTACAACTAAAGCAGCAGGATACAAAGTCAGCCCAGGCAGACCTCCAG gaaaaaagcagcaagcCTTCAGGTGTTCCAGTGATGCCTAA